One window of the Trifolium pratense cultivar HEN17-A07 linkage group LG2, ARS_RC_1.1, whole genome shotgun sequence genome contains the following:
- the LOC123903727 gene encoding wall-associated receptor kinase 3-like, which produces MLMVLHSKHLLFLVVVTVFLSKVASQLLSLPNCPTKCGSVTIPFPFGTTKGCSLDNTFLINCNKTSTSSTSTHVPYLPHSKRIVLNISLDGELHVAWPVARDCYAENSKLVNQTYGTVNTAHFHISSTRNKFIAVGCDTSGGLVAYDSGGNNYTAACVALCNKLNDIVAHESCSGTGCCEIPIPQGHVLMKVIYLSLGVFNNHSAVHDFNPCGYAFLVENGAYKFKSTDLLKLEKEEFPVMFDWAVGNQTCQEARKNLSNYACKDNKSTCYNSTERSGYLCRCFHGYRGNPYLIHGCQDINECKESNDCVEGATCINLPGSYDCLCPAEYEGNGKMNGTRCSPKSNTKSRKEIILIIGLSVSASLVALVVGSFYAYLALKKRKLIKLKEQYFQRNGGLLLQQKIVRHGGSTETAKVFTVEELNEATNNFDEGKILGQGGQGTVYKGVLQDKRIVAIKKSKISDPKQIEPFINEVIVLSQINHRNVVKLLGCCLETEVPLLVYEFISNGTVYEHLHDQNQTLKLTWKTRLRIAKETAGVLAYLHSAASTPIIHRDVKSTNILLDHNLTAKVSDFGASRILPLDHSQITTLVQGTLGYLDPEYFHTSQLTEKSDVYSFGVVLAELLTGKKALSFSRPEEDRNLALYFVSSMKEGRLHHILDTNIDEANIEQLKEVAFIAERCLRLKGEERPTMKEVAMELEGILVFEEHRWGSGNLFSEETDNLLRAASSFINVENGVYGSGTNCSDSYSINQMSMSTFGGR; this is translated from the exons ATGCTCATGGTTTTGCACTCAAAACACCTGCTGTTTCTGGTGGTTGTTACGGTCTTTTTATCAAAAGTAGCATCTCAGTTACTATCTCTGCCTAACTGCCCAACAAAGTGTGGCTCTGTCACCATTCCATTCCCATTTGGAACCACCAAGGGTTGTTCCTTGGACAACACCTTTCTCATCAATTGCAACAAAACATCTACATCTTCAACCTCGACACATGTACCCTACTTGCCACATAGTAAGAGAATTGTCTTAAACATCTCACTCGACGGCGAACTGCATGTTGCATGGCCAGTAGCCAGAGATTGCTACGCTGAAAACAGCAAActtgtgaaccaaacatatggGACTGTCAACACAGCACATTTCCACATCTCGTCAACTCGAAACAAATTCATCGCAGTTGGCTGTGACACGTCTGGAGGACTCGTAGCATATGATTCTGGGGGAAACAATTACACCGCAGCATGTGTGGCTCTGTGCAACAAGCTTAATGATATTGTGGCCCATGAATCTTGCTCTGGCACTGGTTGTTGCGAGATTCCAATACCCCAAGGTCATGTGTTAATGAAAGTAATATATCTTTCTTTAGGCGTATTCAACAATCACTCAGCAGTGCATGACTTCAATCCATGTGGTTATGCTTTTTTGGTTGAAAATGGAGCCTACAAGTTCAAATCCACAGACCTCCTCAAGTTGGAGAAGGAGGAGTTTCCTGTGATGTTCGACTGGGCAGTAGGGAACCAAACGTGCCAGGAAGCTCGGAAGAATCTTTCAAATTATGCCTGTAAGGACAATAAAAGTACATGTTACAACTCAACTGAGAGATCTGGTTACCTTTGCAGATGCTTTCATGGATATCGGGGAAATCCTTACCTCATTCATGGTTGCCAAg ATATTAATGAATGCAAGGAGTCCAATGACTGTGTTGAGGGGGCAACATGCATCAATCTTCCTGGAAGCTACGATTGTTTATGTCCAGCGGAATATGAGGGAAACGGGAAGATGAATGGAACAAGATGCAGCCCAAAATCGAACACCAAATCAAGGAAAGAGATCATATTGATAATAGGATTGA GTGTCAGTGCAAGCCTTGTAGCCCTAGTGGTAGGAAGCTTTTATGCATATTTGGCATTGAAGAAAAGAAAGCTCATTAAACTTAAAGAACAATATTTTCAACGAAATGGTGGCTTACTGTTACAACAAAAGATTGTGAGGCATGGAGGGTCAACTGAAACAGCTAAAGTCTTCACTGTTGAGGAGCTAAATGAAGCAACCAACAATTTTGACGAAGGCAAAATCCTAGGCCAAGGTGGTCAAGGAACAGTTTACAAAGGAGTTTTACAAGATAAAAGAATTGTAGCAATAAAGAAGTCCAAAATCAGTGACCCAAAACAGATTGAGCCGTTCATCAATGAAGTGATCGTGCTTTCTCAAATCAACCATAGAAATGTAGTAAAGCTTTTAGGTTGTTGTTTAGAGACAGAAGTTCCCTTACTTGTTTATGAATTCATTTCAAACGGTACTGTTTATGAGCATCTTCATGATCAAAACCAAACTTTAAAGCTTACATGGAAAACAAGATTGAGAATAGCAAAAGAAACTGCTGGAGTCCTCGCATACTTGCATTCTGCTGCATCTACTCCAATCATACATAGAGATGTGAAATCTACCAATATTCTCCTAGATCACAATCTCACTGCAAAGGTTTCTGACTTTGGAGCTTCTAGGATTCTTCCTCTTGATCATAGTCAGATAACCACCCTAGTGCAGGGTACATTGGGGTATCTTGACCCAGAATATTTCCACACAAGCCAGTTAACAGAGAAGAGTGACGTCTATAGCTTTGGGGTTGTCCTAGCAGAGCTACTGACGGGAAAGAAGGCACTGTCTTTTAGCAGGCCAGAGGAAGATAGGAACCTTGCATTGTACTTTGTTTCTTCAATGAAAGAGGGTCGGTTACATCATattttggacacaaatataGATGAGGCGAATATTGAGCAACTAAAGGAAGTTGCCTTTATTGCAGAAAGATGTTTAAGGTTGAAGGGTGAGGAAAGACCCACAATGAAAGAAGTGGCAATGGAATTAGAGGGAATATTAGTTTTTGAAGAGCACCGTTGGGGCAGTGGCAATTTGTTTTCAGAAGAGACTGATAACTTGCTAAGAGCAGCGTCGTCGTTTATCAATGTTGAAAACGGCGTTTATGGAAGTGGCACTAATTGTTCTGACTCATATAGCATAAACCAGATGTCAATGTCAACGTTTGGTGGAAGATAA
- the LOC123903731 gene encoding costars family protein-like, which translates to MNVEEEVGRLREEIKRLGNLQSDGSYKVTFGTLFHDDQCANIFEALVGTLRAAKKRKVVTYEGELLLQGVHDNVEITLNPTPAAAAAN; encoded by the exons ATGAATGTGGAAGAAGAGGTTGGACGTTTAAGGGAAGAAATCAAGAGGCTTGGCAATCTTCAATCAGATGGTTCTTACAAG GTTACATTTGGAACACTATTTCATGATGACCAATGCGCAAATATATTTGAAGCACTTGTTGGGACACTAAGAGCAGCAAAAAAGCGAAAAGTTGTTACATACGAAGGTGAGCTGCTGCTGCAAGGAGTCCATGACAATGTCGAAATCACTCTTAATCCCACCCCTGCTGCAGCTGCTGCCAACTGA